One window from the genome of Gambusia affinis linkage group LG14, SWU_Gaff_1.0, whole genome shotgun sequence encodes:
- the gmpr gene encoding GMP reductase 1, producing MPRVDADLKLDFKDVLFRPKRSSLKSRSEVDLRRTFTFRNSKQTYTGIPIIAANMDTTGTFEMAKVLSKHTLFTAIHKHYSVEDWKNFAADHPECLEHVAASSGSGNADLEKLCAILQAVPALQYICLDVANGYSEYFVEFVKTVREKFPKHTIMAGNVVTGEMVEELILSGADIIKVGIGPGSVCTTRIKTGVGYPQLSAVIECADSAHGLKGHIISDGGCSCPGDVAKAFGAGADFVMMGGMLAGHDQCTGEIIEKNGKKYKLFYGMSSDTAMKKYVGGVAEYRASEGRTVEVPYRGDVENTVRDVLGGLRSTCTYVGAAKLKELSRRTTFIRVTQQSSQMFT from the exons ATGCCTCGGGTGGACGCAGACCTCAAGCTGGACTTCAAGGATGTCCTGTTCAGACCCAAGAGGAGCAGCCTGAAGAGCCGCTCAGAG GTGGATCTTCGTAGGACCTTCACATTCCGCAACTCCAAGCAGACCTACACTGGCATCCCCATCATTGCAGCCAACATGGATACAACAGGAACCTTTGAGATGGCAAAGGTTCTCAGTAAA CACACCCTCTTCACAGCCATCCATAAACACTACTCTGTAGAAGACTGGAAAAACTTTGCTGCTGACCATCCAGAATGCTTAGAG CATGTAGCCGCTAGCTCAGGGAGTGGCAATGCAGACCTGGAGAAGCTGTGTGCCATCCTGCAGGCCGTCCCTGCTCTCCAGTACATCTGTCTGGATGTGGCCAACGGCTACTCTGAGTACTTTGTGGAGTTTGTCAAGACGGTGAGAGAAAAGTTCCCCAAACACACTATCATG GCTGGAAATGTGGTAACAGGGGAGATGGTGGAGGAGCTCATCCTCTCTGGTGCTGATATAATCAAAGTTGGTATCGGACCAG GTTCGGTGTGCACGACAAGGATCAAGACAGGAGTGGGTTATCCACAGCTGAGCGCTGTCATAGAGTGTGCAGACTCAGCCCACGGACTCAAAGGTCACATTATCTCT GATGGTGGCTGCAGTTGCCCAGGAGATGTAGCAAAGGCCTTTG GTGCCGGGGCTGACTTTGTCATGATGGGAGGAATGCTGGCAGGTCATGACCAGTGCACCGGGGAGATCATTGAGAAGAACGGCAAGAAGTACAAACTCTTCTATGGTATGAGCTCTGACACAGCCATGAAGAAATATGTGGGCGGAGTTGCAGAGTACAG GGCTTCCGAGGGGCGAACAGTTGAGGTTCCTTACAGAGGGGATGTAGAAAATACCGTCCGTGATGTCTTGGGGGGACTTCGTTCCACGTGCACCTACGTGGGAGCGGCCAAACTCAAGGAGCTGAGCCGGAGAACCACCTTCATCCGTGTCACGCAACAATCCAGCCAAATGTTCACTTAG